DNA sequence from the Phoenix dactylifera cultivar Barhee BC4 chromosome 13, palm_55x_up_171113_PBpolish2nd_filt_p, whole genome shotgun sequence genome:
AATCCAATCTTTAGTATTCCTGCAATTTCCTTCCATTCGTTTGCGCCTTTTAAGTCGCCAACGATGCATGGAATAATACACTATTGATCTCATAAAGATTTCTTTGTCATTTGTGCAAACCGAGATCCATCTCCGCATGGATGTCACCAGCTACTTAGATATCGGGCGACAGGGGTGTCTTTCGCAGCAACTCCAAGACAGGAAATGTGGGGTGTGGACTGTGGAGACGTGTGGCAAATCTTATTACAGAAGCTTCAAGATGTAAATGGAGTTCCAGAAGATTATATTCCAAGAGATATGATGCAATCTTATCTTTGGAGCACCCTTCTTTGTTCTGCCATCTTTTCAGATAGATTGTGGCCATGCAAAGTGTTAAAACTTTGTCGCTTGTTTTGCACATAATTATGCCAATCAAAGAAGTAGAAGTTCTGCACGTAAATGAGTTCTGCACAAGAATCAAATGGAGACTTAAGCCCTGAACCAATACATTGTCCATTTAGAAACAATTATAGGCTACAGGACATTGGTGTGCCTTTTTCTTCGGAAAAAAATGTAAATTTTATGCATGCAAGTTGGCAAATGTTTCAGTATTTGATCTAAATAATTAAATACCATGCCAACACGATTTCAAACTTCAGCGTATACATAGATATATGATATAATCTCAAGTGATCTCTCTTACAAACTTTGTGCTGCATGAAATCCAACACAACGATATACATTGCAAACTATCTAGCTTTCCATCTCgattaatatatgaaagggtAAGAGACAGAATTTGCTTCAAAAACCCTGTGGAACCTCAGCAAATTAACACTTCAGTCATGTTTCGAGGAGAAAGCAGCAGAATAAAGGCTGTGTTTATTGATAGGGAAGGACAAAGTAAAGAAGAAATCAGCCATAAAAAATATGACAGATTTAGTTCATTTTCACCCTCCTCTTCACTCATTTGCATGCTTAATTTCGCAGCTTTCCTCGCTATCTTAGCAACTAAAACCTGAGCCAAGATGCCCAGATGTGATGGTGAGTGATATGGACTGTCATTACAAATTGTTGTCTGTATCAATGTCTTTGTGGCACTAACACAAGTGGAGCTACATGAGGCAGGACATGTGCCAAAAATGTCCGTCACCTACACGATTCCTGCTTTAGCTCGTGCTCGGTTGTGCAAGAATCATGAACTGCGATCTCGATCGATTTCTTCCATGTAGACAAGGCTACCAGAGTGCTAGGATTTAATCGATCTCAAAAAGCAGGAACACCGCACTTTTGACTATCATGTGCAAAAAGAAGCAGGAGGAAAATCCAATGTAGACAGCCAAGGTGATGAAAAATCTTATCAGCTGCTGGTAGAACTGAAAACTTAGTAACTAGGTCATAAAATTTCTAGTATGTACACTCTATGTTTacgaaaatatttataaggtgaGGTAGATAACATGCTTTACGACATTGTCATAGGATATTAATAGTGATTACCAGAATCACTAATCATGTTTATCTTGAATTTGGAACAAATAGAGTATACTACAGAATATCTCGATCATTGTCTGCAGGACTAGCTTTACAGGTTCATGTCACCTGATATTTTGATATACTGCGGTCCGCAGCACTCGACATATTTTGTCTATTCTGGGATTCCCTGTGTAAAATAATTGATCCATTGGTCACATTAATTAACAAGTTTAGCTCATGTGgattaaaaattatcttaccaGAAAAAAGGTGTCTACTATATGTATAACAATTTGCAGCTAAATTTCATTCAGTGTCTACTATATGAACACCTTTAATAATTCAAGTACagtataaaaattgaaaaagcaTTTGATTGTATTGTTCCATTATTTTagcttaaaattaaaaattttcatgGTGGAGTTGGACGAGCCACTGGACTTCACTATGTCTGAAACCTCGAATCGAGCTTCTTATCTTTCAGTCTCATATGCTTAAACCTAACTAATACAGCATAATATTGTCAAAGATATTAATCAAGCTCAACTGATTTCGTATAATGTTTGATGAAATGCCAATTTTTGTTTTGGACCTACGATCCTCCACCATGAAGCTGGTGAAACTTTATCATTCATTTATAAATAGAAATAAGTCCAGAACTAAAATCCAATCAATCAACTATATTTCGATTTTGTCGATCATCATGCTGCTTGAATTCTACCACACGTATACGTTTTAAGTGACTATATCTAAATTGTTTTCATGTGATTTTCAGCAGATAAGGAAACCTTAGTCTTAAAATCATCATGAGGACATGAAACAAATTTCCATGGTGGAGCTCCATGTCAGATGAGCAAAAAGACTTTGTGGTTATAGAGCATTTCAAAGTTTACCTCGCATGCAAGGATATCATAGAATAGTAAAATTAATTGTGGAAGTTCTACAAGTATGGAAACATGCTGTCCTGTCGAAAAAGTCCATGGGTCCTCCACCCACTGGAGTTGCATTGCCAGATTGGCTGGAATTCGGCAGATTcaccaagaaaagaagaagataagctGCTACTTTTATCCACTCACATTATATAAGCACCAACAAGACTCTATACTCATCACCTTGCGGTTTTAGCCTTCCTTTCTCTGTTAACATCCATATTATCCTTTTGCTTTATTGAGATATGGATGGGAAGATGTTGGAATACAAAGGAGAGAATGCACTTCGAGAGCTTGAAAGGTTGACGACGAATGCCAGAGAAGTCCAAGAGATGATCTTGAAGGAGATCCTTACAAGAAATAGAGCCACTGAGTACTTGAACAAGTATATGGAGGGATCTACAGATGTTGCCGAGTACAAGCGCAGGGTGCCGGTGATCACGTATGATGAAATCCAGCCATACATACAGAGGATTGCTAATGGCGAGGATTCTTCCATCATATCTGGCTGCCCAATTACAGAGATGTTGATAAGGTGCATTCTCTCTACCCCTCCATTTCTCTGTCATAGTATGGTGCAGTGATGGTCTAAACACCAACTCTTTGTGGCATCTCTTTTAACTTGGCCTAGAGAGACCACTGCATATGGTTCCTTGGGGTCCAGAACACAAGGTTGATTGCAGCAGGAGAATCCCCACCTTAGATAAAAACACATCCAGTCTTAATCACAATAGTCCCATCCAGATCCACATTTGTTTTAGCATACTGGCTTGTGTGTGGTCTTTGTGGAGGCCCCCCACAGCCCGTTTTTCCCCTGCAGGCTGCCCGGTGAGGGTAGTCACAAAATTCTAGTAATTGTCCAAAACCCTCATCTTGTTTTTTTGATTATCTCCAAAGTATAATATTTCAACTTCTTTTATTATTTCATTCACTAAACTTGTCCTATATCAtagctcaattttttttaaaacaagtgattttttttgaaataaattgcCATTTATTTCAAATCCTGGTGCTCTGCTATTGTGTCCTAAATTTTCTGTAAAATAACATTACAAAGTTCTACCTTAGCAAATCGATCTTAAAAGTCTACCATGCCGAGGTTTTTGAAGTGTATGATTTGCATGCAGCTCAGGGACTTCTGGTGGGGAGCCAAGGTTGATGCCATCTATTGCAGAGGATATTGACCGcagaacctatctttacaaccTCATCATGCCCATTATGAACCAGTAAGAATATCTTTCAGCAAACCAAATCACACAATTATTAGATGTTACAGACGCACTTGGTACTACAAATTGTTTGCTCTTGGTTTCTAAGAAACAAAAGCTGGCCTAGATGCTTAGCAAATCTTGGCTCAATCCATTACAACAgttactttctctctctctctctctctctctctctctctctctctttctctactACCTTGAAAGTTTTAATGCATAAGGCCCCTTAACTTCTTGACCTCCTGGAAACAAGATGCCACCTTGAAGCCTTTGTCAGTAGTAAAATTGGTTGTCACAAGCAAGTGATTTTGGGCCATTCTAATGTTAATAAAGCAAGATCTAATACTTAGCATCATGTTCATGGATTCCACTGAAACTTGTGCTATCCAAGCGGCTCAACAAAATAACCTGCTGCTTTGCTATCCAAATCCATCTCCTCAGGCACATCCCAGGGCTGGACAAAGGCAAGGCCATGTACCTCCTCTTCGTCAAGGCCGAAATTCCGACGCCTTGCGGCATGCCCGCCCGGCCGGTCCTCACCAGCTACTACAAGAGCCGCCACTTCCGGCAGCGCCCTCGAGATGCTTTCAATGACTACACCAGCCCCGACGCTGCCATCCTCTGCCCCGACAGCCACCAGAGCATGTACTGCCAGCTCCTCGCCGGCCTCGTCCACCGCCACCACGTCCTCCGCCTCGGCGCAGTCTTCGCCTCCGCCTTCCTCCGCTCCATCAGCTTCCTCGAGTGCCACTGGCCCGACTTGGCCAACGACATACGTTCCGGCCGGCTGAATTCCGCCATCACCGACCAGGAATGCCGGTCGGCGATGTCGGCCTTGCTCGCATCGCCGAACCCGACGCTCGCCGACGAGATCGAAGCCATCTGCAGCAGTGGATCGTGGAAGGGAATCATCTGCCGGCTGTGGCCTAAGGCTAAGTACCTCGAGGCAGTGCTAACGGGGTCCATGGCGCAGTACATTCCAATGCTCGAGTTCTACAGTGATGCGAAGATACCTCTGGTGTGCGTCATGTATGCCTCCTCGGAGTGCTACTTCGGTGTGAATCTGAGGCCCCTGTGCGATCCAATGGAGGTCTCCTACACTCTGGTACCCAACATGGGCTACTTCGAGTTCATACCCTTGGAGGATGGCTTGGGCTTGGATCAACTGAAGGAGGTGGAGAATGACAAGGTGGTGGGCTTGGTTGATGTCAAGATTGGATGCTACTACGAGCTCGTCGTCACCACGTTTGCCGGTAAGCTGAAGTAAATGAAGGATTAATAGGTCAGATTAGTTCGATTTCCTTTAATTTTTGATAAATATTCTTTAAGATTTACTAGCTATGAACTCTTATCTTTCGTCTAAGATTGCACCGgacgcatgcatgcatgccgAATCAGAGGCGAGAATCGGTGCAACTAAGATAAATTGAAACTAAATTTCTTTAATGCCTCATTTAGTTTGAATAGTTAGATTATAATAATATGGTAGATTTATATAGTCTTGGCTCATTATCTTATGAACCTTGCTTTAGCACAGGACTCTATAGGTACAGGATTGGAGATGTGCTCCAAGTTAGTGGCTTCCACAATAATGCTCCTCAGTTCAAGTTTATTTGCCGGAGAAATGTTGTGCTTAGTGTGGATAACGACAAGACTAATGAAGAAGACCTCCATAAGAGTATAACAACTTCAAAGAAACTCTTGGAAGCTAACAATTACCTTCTTGTAGAGTACACTAGCTACGCAGAGACATCCACTATTCCTGGACACTACGTGCTCTTTTGGGAGATCAAATGCACCTCTGATGACACAAGCCAAACAATGACACTGGATGATCACCTTCTCCAAGATTGTTGTATAGCCATTGAAGAATCGCTTGACTATGTCTATCGACGTTGTCGGTCGCATGATAAGTCCGTGGGACCGTTGGAAATTCGCTTGGTTGAGGCTGGCACTTTTGAAGCCTTGATGGACATATTCATTAGCCAAGGTAGCTCAATCAATCAGTACAAGACACCAAGGTGCATTGAGTCCAGTGTCGCACTCAAGTTTCTTAATTCAAAAGTTAGGAGTTGTTATTTTAGCCCTCGGGATCCGACGTGGAATCCTTAGGCTACAATAGAGTAATTAGGTCATTTAGCAACTCTTTCACCCCTCCATAAtgatgaagcaattggttatcCTCTGATTTTTGTCTTGGGAGGAAGATTTGCTTAACTTTGAAGACTAAACATATCGCctaatttatttttgattttgctgaactttattttataatttgatATGGTCAAACATTATTGGTCAAACTTGGCAGACATCTATTCCACTTATCATTAGGATTGGATGATTTGGTGCTCCACTTTTGAAAGAACTACTGGTGGTCTTCATCTGAATATCTGTTATCGTATTGATTAGGTAAAGTGATGATGATGCTCCTGCCCGTTGTAATTCATAACATTATTCCTCAGCATTGATCGATAATATATTTCTCTTGAAAGTCAAGAGATCAATAGCTACTCTTTCTCCTAAATCATAAGAGACATGTCAATGATTACGATTGGTTAAGAGATGATTAACAATATTCCATTCGCTGATGGAATGTAATCTCTGCACATACCTTAGCCAACAAGTACaaaatttttaatctttttttgcATGAAGTTTTTATGTTTATTAAAAGTTGCAAGCGATTATCATGGGGCAGCAGGAATGAGGGTGcacatgtatgtgtgtgtgtgtgtgtgtgtgtgtgtatggatgtatagagagagaaagagagagaactttCATAGCTTATACCTAAGCTTAATTAATTACATATGAGAAGGGCTTGACAACACATATGATTTAATGTTCATCTTCTCTGCCAAGAATTGGTGAGATATCCCTAAAGTTGTTTATTCAAATGCATGCTTAGGAACAAAATTTCAAGATTTTATGCTTGAAAAAAGATAAGGGTTGGGCCGCGAATTTGGCTAAAGTTTTGGACGAAAAAATCATGAATTGACTCCACGACTGGCCGAGTCCATTTTTGGAGAAGACGTACTCTCCAACAAATCCAATCGATGACTAGGTTGCTTTTTATGCGGCTCACCATTCTAAAGATTTTATTTGGAGGAAGCGTGATATAGtgcaggatttttttttaatttattatttttggattttgttgGTTGCATCCACAATCCTAAGGTGCGAGCCAtcgttgttaaaaaaaaaaataaaaaaaataaaaaaaataaaataaaaaaaaaaagaaaccaatCGATTGTCCTCTTGGACCCGGTCCAAATGATGGTTGGCATCTGGACGGTCGATATGGGGTTTGACGGCAAGCGAATTCCAGGGCAATCTCGTAATTTGAGACCGATGTAATAAACCCTAAGAGTTTTATATACGGGTTCCTCGCTGGGTTTTGCCTCTTCCCTCGCTTTCCGAGAGCCGAAGGGGATCTCCGCGCGACTTCGAGCTCTTGCagcaggaggagaaggcggaGATCTAGAACAAAAATGGTTCGATTCCAGTCTCCTCGTGAATGTAGTGATGTTATTTGTGCTACTTGATGGAGTTTAATGTTATGATTTCGCTCCTTTTCCCCTCTTTTGGTCTCGATCAAGGGTTAGGGTTTACAAGGATTTCCCACTTGATTTAGATTTTTGTTTCTGGTTCTTTGAAGGTTTTTGAGTTAATTCTTTTTGCGATCTAGTGGGAGATGACAATGTAGGGTTTTTAGCagcaaaaaaaagttttttttttgttttttttgcttGGACGTTTTGATTTTAGATTGGAAAAATAGAGTTGGAGCTGTAGTAAGGATCCGTTCATgaaaatttgtttatttgtttgCGAGTTTCTGCGAGGATCCATAAGTTTTCACTCTATTTAAACATCCTTGAAAAAGAATCTCATGTGAAATTATATTGGAACTAAAGCAGAAAAAGAGGGAGCTTTTATGGCAGTTTGGAGATTGGAGTGTGAATTCAGCTTGGCGAATGATGTTCTTGGATATGTAACCTCATGTTTTGTATCTAGCTATCTTAAAAtttggaaaaataaataaaaagattataaaaaaataaattccatTTGTGTGCATTACTTTAAGATTTCGGAAAAAATGATGGACCTGTTTCATTATTGGTATGAATTGCACACCCTAGGATTTATGTTATTATGTCGTCAAGCTGATACCAGGCTGCTACAAGCAAAACATTCACCTCTGGGCTAAAACTTTTTTGTTTTAGGTCTGTCAAAATATGCCACAGATTGATATACACCAATCATATTATTATCTACTGCGCTCGACTTTTTTAAGCAATAGATGCTAGCATAAATCGTTGTTTTAGGTTTAACTTTTCTCAACTgaactttattttttattttttcaaatgtAGTTACTCAGTGATAACTTTGCATGCTGATGGACCACGATGTCTGAGTATATTCTGTTGCATAACTGTCTGTTAATCTAAACCCAGTACCAATTCTGGTCCTTCCAGTTTTTCATTTATCAAGACAACATgctcaaaacttgatccttttTTCACTCATTTGAAACCTGAAACTGTTATCAGTTCTCTGTATAATGCATCTGGATGAATACTTCCAAATATCACCTGGAAACTTATTTTTTTGAATGACCAACCCACAATGAATTCTGGCTGAGGCTTCTTCCTTTTCAACTAATTCATACTGGAACATTAGCTTCCTTTCAGCTGCTGTTGATAGGTAAGATAATGGGTCGCTTTTTCGACTGCTGTTTTTAGCCCTTGGTTCGCCATATAGGCTTCCAGTTGAAGATTATCTGTAGTCTGTGCATATTATAGGATTCATTCTCCACTATGTGGTACCGGAATATTAATTGGAAAATGCAAGATTTTTACAAGCAAGGTTGACATTTTGACAATGTTCCAGTAATTGTTCGATTTTGAGCTGTACCAGCTTGTTCTTAGAAATAGAAAAAGATGGAATTTGTGGGGCAAATATCTTTTTTGTCTAGTTTTACTTGCAGCTTGATTGTTTCCTTTTCATAATGTTGGTTGCAAAATACTAGTTTGTTTTTTTGGatagtttgttttttttggcaTGAAAGCACAATGTAAAAGTTATTCTGCTAGTTTGTATGTAGTAGAAGTCAGGCACCTTATCTCTTGTGGGTTCAACTTCAAGCTTCCAATCATTTCCGATGAGCAAACCCTCACTATCAAAGTGCTTGCCCAATTTGAAGTGATAAATACAGTGctcatttttaattttgttgcTGACCTTACTTCATGCTTATTTAACTTCAGGCAAGGGGATTGAAGAAGCATCTGAAGAGGCTTAATGCCCCAAAGCATTGGATGCTGGACAAGCTTGGTGGTGCCTTTGTAAGTCAACAACATGCAATGTCTTTTTCTCctcagaaaaaaatattactaaatTGTCATCCCCTTGCTTCTTACTGTATAAAGTTGTTATTTATTAGGCCCCCAAGCCATCTTCTGGCCCTCACAAAGCAAGGGAGTGTTTGCCCCTCATTCTGATCTTAAGGAATAGGTTGAAGTATGCTCTTACTTACCGTGAAGTCATTGCAATTCTGATGCAAAGACATGTAATGGTTGATGGAAAGGTCAAGACCGACAGGACCTATCCAGCTGGTTTCATGGGTGCGCATATTGATCAGCTATATTTTGTCATAAAAATTTCTGTTGTATTGTCTAGGAAATATAAATCATATTTGTTATCTCTATGCTGTTCTATTTTGTAATTTGCAGATGTTGTGTCAATACCTAAGACTAATGAGAACTTTCGGCTCCTCTATGACACCAAGGGGCGATTCCGTCTCCACTCGGTCAGGGATGAGGAGGCTAaggtctttatttttttttctacagtTTTGTTGTATGCATTAATGCACCGTCATGATATCTAGGTAGTTCATGGTTGCTGAACGATCAACAGAAATCACTATTTTCTCTTCAACCCACACCCCTCCcccaaaaaaagggaagaagataaccctcttctctctctctctctctctctcacacacacacacacataagtTTCCTGTGTTAATCAACAAAGATGTTCTTGCTTTCTTGGGCACTATATTCTATCAATAGAAATTGCCTGTTGATCTGCACTCACTAGTCTTGAACTTTTTCAACTACTATAATATATTCTTTTGCTCTTTCATTGGTGCTGAGGTGATTTTAATTTGtgttattttttaatcaatCAATTGCTTTAACTTATAGCTGCTCATAAAACTATTGCAGACCTATGTTAAATACATTTTGTATTCTAGAAGCCATTCCCTTGATCTTGCTGAAATTACTGAGCTATGAATTTTTCATATGATGCACTGGGAGTCTATTGATTAAACTTATGTTGTAGCCAATGGTTTTTGTTGTGTACTGCCTTAataattctttgtttttgtcATCTTTCAGTTCAAGCTATGCAAGGTTCGGTCTGTTCAATTTGGTCAGAAAGGCATTCCTTATCTGAATACATACGATGGCCGCACCATTCGTTATCCAGACCCCCTGATTAAATCTAACGACACCATTAAGCTTGATCTGGAGACTAACAAGATCGCCGACTTCATTAAGTTTGATGTTGGAAATGTTGTCATGGTGACTGGTGGAAGGAACAGGGGACGTGTGGGTGTTATCAAGAACAGGGAGAAGCACAAGGGTAGTTTTGAGACTATCCACCTCCAAGACGCACTTGGTCACGAGTTTGCAACTCGCATTGGCAATGTTTTCACCGTTGGCAAGGGGACAAAG
Encoded proteins:
- the LOC103707279 gene encoding 40S ribosomal protein S4-3, with the protein product MARGLKKHLKRLNAPKHWMLDKLGGAFAPKPSSGPHKARECLPLILILRNRLKYALTYREVIAILMQRHVMVDGKVKTDRTYPAGFMDVVSIPKTNENFRLLYDTKGRFRLHSVRDEEAKFKLCKVRSVQFGQKGIPYLNTYDGRTIRYPDPLIKSNDTIKLDLETNKIADFIKFDVGNVVMVTGGRNRGRVGVIKNREKHKGSFETIHLQDALGHEFATRIGNVFTVGKGTKPWVSLPKGKGIKLSIIEEARKRLAASGTAATA
- the LOC103707277 gene encoding probable indole-3-acetic acid-amido synthetase GH3.11, with protein sequence MDGKMLEYKGENALRELERLTTNAREVQEMILKEILTRNRATEYLNKYMEGSTDVAEYKRRVPVITYDEIQPYIQRIANGEDSSIISGCPITEMLISSGTSGGEPRLMPSIAEDIDRRTYLYNLIMPIMNQHIPGLDKGKAMYLLFVKAEIPTPCGMPARPVLTSYYKSRHFRQRPRDAFNDYTSPDAAILCPDSHQSMYCQLLAGLVHRHHVLRLGAVFASAFLRSISFLECHWPDLANDIRSGRLNSAITDQECRSAMSALLASPNPTLADEIEAICSSGSWKGIICRLWPKAKYLEAVLTGSMAQYIPMLEFYSDAKIPLVCVMYASSECYFGVNLRPLCDPMEVSYTLVPNMGYFEFIPLEDGLGLDQLKEVENDKVVGLVDVKIGCYYELVVTTFAGLYRYRIGDVLQVSGFHNNAPQFKFICRRNVVLSVDNDKTNEEDLHKSITTSKKLLEANNYLLVEYTSYAETSTIPGHYVLFWEIKCTSDDTSQTMTLDDHLLQDCCIAIEESLDYVYRRCRSHDKSVGPLEIRLVEAGTFEALMDIFISQGSSINQYKTPRCIESSVALKFLNSKVRSCYFSPRDPTWNP